One Coffea eugenioides isolate CCC68of chromosome 2, Ceug_1.0, whole genome shotgun sequence genomic window, ATTTTGTTATATGAATAGAATTTCGGGTGGCATCTGTCTCTGTGTAGGGGGTTagccaaaaaataataataaataaataaataaatggtggaagtgcaattgacaaaaaATTGAATGCAAATAACATTTCCCCATAAAAGTATAATAAACTTAAATGAAAGTTGTACAACAACTAGTAATAAGATATTTTTAGTTGTAAAAGACAAGGTAATAAGATTAGACTCTCTAATCATTTTATTTCCTAACAATACAAAGGATGTGAACTTGTGTTTTATGATCCTTCATTTGATCAAATATAAATTATTGTATtaacatcattttttttaattattcctTTCTCAATGTCATCTGATCAATGTATAAGTAAAGCATCAATCATTAAAAGACTCAATAGACTTGGTGACAATGGACAATTTGTAATACATTAATAGCTATTATATTTTGTGTTTGTTTTTCACTAATACTCtaagttttttttcccttaaatcCAATTCAATCTTACATTTTGTGGTtcatttactaatttttttaattcaagtCAATCTTACATTAGGATTAGTTAATTATAGACATGCATAAAGACAAATTTGTGTTTCTTTAATTAGTTACTATTTCAAAGCTAGACTAGCTACTAATGATTGTTTTCTATAATAGTAATCACAAGTAAATTTAACTAAAAGTTAGATTGTTATAAGATACTTTATATAAACAAAATTTGAAGGGGATACAAAATAACTTATCAAGTTGGGATAAAAAAACAACTTATCAACTTGGGAGGCCAAAGTGATATTACTCGCTTAAAAATAAATAGGTCCAATAGTGATTTTAAGAAATTTTAGAGGGTCATTGTCGTTGCCCATCCCAGCTCACCCTCACGGGTCCGTGTCTGCCAGGATTGAACATCTACATGCTCCTGAGACAGAATCTCCAACTTACAAAGCACAAAACAAGCATAGCAGCTATAAAgcttaataatttaaaattttaactaTCATGAGTATCATAATCAGATAATAATCAAATCTTAATATGTAATAACAAGCTTATGGGGAAAGTAACAGGAGCAAAAGGAGGTTTGAGAGTCAAATCAAGGATCTCACTGCTACCTAACTAATGTTTCTACTAGCAAAATTAGGCCTTGAGAACTCAAAGTGAGGATTTTCATCTCTCCTAGAATAACCTAAGATTCTCCCAGTGAAAGTTTTTTCTTGTGAGATTTCTTCGTTTGTTCCTTTGTTTTCATTGTTAGATCTATGTTTTCTTaacattttttttgtcaaaaatgctatTTTTAAGGTTTTTTTCCCAATCTAAACTTGAAATGTATTTGGGCTTGCAACTATTAAATGCTAGAACTCACTATTAATGATGTGCACAAAATGTTTTGGAGTCTTTctaaaattttgagaatttgGTGCTAGTGGTCATatcttttgttaatttttaaccactacaagaaatttggccttTTGTGACAACATTCTCTGCGACAAGAGagaaagttgtcacaattgaaaactttagtgacgacttttaaTATCGTCATACTTGATCGTGGGTTCACCCGTCAACAGTGACAACACGAGATAAGTCGTCACAATATGGATGGCGCGCAACTATCCAATGTGGCGGGAGATTGCCGTTGTGACGACTAGAAAATATGTTGTCACTGAAACTCGTCCTACAGTGACAACTTAAAATATCGTCACAATATGGTTGCCAGTTCTAAATTAGTGACAACAACTAGTCGTCACTGTCCAAATAATTTATTGCCATCTCACTTTCGCTAATTCTACTATGTCACCCTAATATTTTCAATATGGCCCATATGttgtaaataagttttattaattctaccatgccaccctaacttttacaatttgACCCCGTATACcaccttaattttttttaatatggcCCAtgtgttgtaaataaattttattaattttgctaTGACACCCTAACTTTTACATTTTAACCCCATATACCATCTTAATTTTTTGAATATGGCCCAtgtgttgtaaataaattttattgaTTCAACTATGACACCCTAACTTTTACATTTTGACCCCATATACCAccttaattttttcaatatgaCCCATGTGTTGTaaacaaattttattaattctactatgacaccctaacttttatattttaaccCCATATACCACCTTAATTTTTTCTATATGGCCCATATGCTGCaagtaaatttaattaattatattatgACACTCGAACTTTTATAGTTTAGCCCCGTATTTGGTAAACTAATCTCATTAACTTTACCATGACACCTTATCTTTTGCAAATTAGTCTCGTATGtgataaagaaaatttttattaattttattatgcCACCCTATGCTTTTACACTTTAAGTTGTGTTTATCATTAGCAAAATGAGGTATATATTGTAAAAAACAATGTTTTCCTATTTTTCAATTATTCCAAACATAGCTAATACCTTgttataaagttaaaaaatataatgaattCTTTATTTAGTTCTCTTGACAACATATGGGAAATTACTGATTAACATAGTGTGAAAATAATGGAACAGAATAACaaaatttaatatgaaattaagtaaaaatcttGACAATTCCATGACTGGAGTTTGTTATGTATTACAATTTACAATAATCAAATTATTTATGGTTTATGAATCAGTACATGTATCAAATAGATTTAGTGTTTCGTGCATGTATTAGTAAAccattttggttatttgatcaaCTAGTTTATTATTAACTAGTAAACCAATTGGGAGACTGGAGTTTATTATTAATTACAATAGTCACATTGTTTATGGTTTATGAATCGGTACTTGTACCAAAAACATTTAGTGTATCATGCATGTATTAGCaaattattttggttatttgatcaaCTAAACAGTATTGTTAGGTCTTGTCAAACCATAATTCGTACATAATtcataaaattattaaaataataccaaaaatatttgcatcaaaagatttttttttgaatcataAACGTATTTTTAATAAGCTTTTTAGTTTTTGGACATTAATTTTTTGTAGAGATAAAAAAAACCTGTGTTAGTAAACAACATTATCAAAAAACACTAAATTTTCATATTCTAAAGTTTTAATGCAACAAATAAAGTTTTAATACAACTTATGAGCTAAAAACTCAAAATAATAAACAACTTTAATTACACAAAgatagagaaaagaaaaagagatataCTAGAGAAGGCGTTGTTTTTGTAAAGAAAGGTCCAAATAGTTAGTACAAAAGTCACTTGAAAGCATTATTTTTTGGCTGAAGCTAAAATGGAAGTGGGAAGCTCAAAATTGGAGTAGAGGCGGGGGAAGCTGAAATTTGGTGTACAGGCGGGGGAAgctaaaaattgaacaaaattgaACGAGTAGAGATGGGTAAACAAAAGAAGCAGAAACGACGTCATTTTAGCAAGAGTTAAACAAAAACACTCATAACACTTAGAAAAATTTCGGACATCATTTTAGCAAGACATTCATCGCGACATCTCCAAGAACTCTCGCCAACCCTACGCTGTCTCTAGGTCCGCCGGCCACCAGACCTCCGCCGAGTCTTAGGGTGTTGGTCTCGCTGTTTCCCGTATCTCTCGTGTTCCTGGCGGTGGCACTCACCGTGCTGGCCAGGGTGTCTATGGCAACATATGCTGCGGCGGCCGCATGTTTGCTCCGACCAAGATCTGGCACCATTGGCACCGCAGGTCCCAGTTAACAAGAAATGGTATGCCGTGGTTTCTGCCATCGCCGCCTCTGCAGTGCCTTCCCTTGTCATGGCCCGCAGCCACCGAATCGAGTCTGTCCTGCAAATCCCCTGTGTGATCTCCGATTCTGCTGAGGCCATGGAGAAAACCTCCAATGCTATCAGTCTTCTCAAGAAAATTGGGGCTTGCCTTGATGCTAAGAAGGCTAAGGACAGCCAGGGTTGTCTGATTTTGCGGAGGAGCCGGAGAGGGCTGCTTCTGCGGTGGCGGAGCTGGTGGAGTTTGGGAGGAAAAGGGTACCTCGGGAGTATTGGAGGGAGACTGAAATTAGGCTAATGGCAACTGCTGGTTTGAGGATGTTGGAGAAAGGAGTTCAAGATAGGATTTTGGAGGCTTGCCGAACCGTGTTGAGGGGCTCGGGTTTCAGGTTTTACGATGATTGGGCTTCCGTTATTTCCGGTATGATGCCATTTGGCTTGTggatttcttttaattttggttcTCTGATCTGCATTTTGAAGCATGTTTTGTATAATCAATGGTAAGAGTGTTGGAAATTCTAGTGCTTTGCTCTAGTTAGTATGCTAGTGACGTATCTGGACATTGAGAATGTGAACTTTTGCAACCCTGTCTGAGTGGATATAACTTCTTTGTTAGGTGTTTGTTATTGCTTATCTTTTTGGTTTATTCAACTTCAAGTGACAATGTGCTTGCTAAGGAGTCAAAATTTGAACTTTAAGTAAGTAAGGCCAGATTATAGGTAGATTCAGATTTTTGAATTCTGGGTAAAATGTACTTGGATGTTGGTCTCATGCTAACTGCTGCATTTCCTATCTAATAGCTTGGCAATGCTATATGGGCTTTTATTAGTCATATTAATTCTTATAAACTAGTTTTGTTAGCATTTAATTCTTGTTATATTTTGAAAGTCTAAAGTTGGATGATCCATTGTTTAGGTTCTGATGAAGGTGTATATGCCTGGGTCGTTGCTAATTATGCCCTTGGCACTGTAGGAGGTGATCCTAAGCAAACAACTGGTATTATTGAACTTGGAGGTGCTGCAGCTCAGGTTGTGAATTTATTTTCAATTGTTAGGTTCTTCTATAGTTAAGACATGCTCATATTCACTGACTTATGTGGAACTCATGTCTGAATTTTTTCTAGTTAGTTGAGTATTTCTTCTACTCATAGGTGAAGCTTTTAGGGTAATGAATGGTGACTTCTTATACATTTGTAATGCCAACTGAAACTGCAAACTAAGTATTGTTATTTTGGTTCTAAATATGATGGGGCTCAAATCTTTCCTTGTCGAAACTGCTATAGTTATTATgattttcttctatatttgtTCAAGGAGTTGacatgtaaaatttttttaaaaaaggtgTTGACATGTATGATGAATCTTGTTAACAGATGCTGAGGAAGTTAAGTAAACAGCTGAATAGTGAGGATTGGATATGGAACAACCTAAATACCTTGCTGGGCAATAGGATCTATATCAGGATCAATGATGGAGGAACAAGTGTATTGCTTTATGCTGTATATTTTTCCTGTTTTTTAGTCTTTTTTCGCTGAGTGACTATTTTCTGGCTTCTTTCTTCTCAGAATGAGACCTTGTGTTTGGATAACTTTCAGTTTTgtggttctttttctttttcaccattttcttacttttattttttgcatCAACTGTGGCAGGAAAACAAGTTTCTTGTGATGGTGATACGTGATTTGTTAAACCTTTGTGAGATTACAAAAGGCAAAGACAACAAAGTAGTTATTGCAAGTAATATAATGTGAGATGTTAAACTGCATTTTCATTCTAATAGAGTAGGTAGCAGTAACTAGGCATTCCAATGTGATAACTTTATCTCAGTTAACTATTTGCAAATGAAATTTATTCAGGCAAATGACCGTGAACTCCAGTTTTCGATAGTTGATGGTGATTTCAAGAAGTTTGAAGGAAAATGGTCTGTCAAATCTGGTAAAAGGTAAATTCTGGTGTAACATATTTTGCATCTCCTTCCTGGTGATGTGTGTTTCTGAGGATGATTAAAGATTCAAGTATCATTTGGTTGTTAACATTTTTGGCAATCCATGCTGGTTATCCATCTCAACTGTTGCATGAAAATGTAGCCTCTTTAGTTGTGGAGTCTTTATTCAACTAAAATGATATTGTTTACCTTTACATAGCATTGGTAAACATCTTTAGTATGCTTATAGAAGGAATCAGCTGCAACCTAAACGGCTATGTAATGAGTACTAATATTCTCTTTCATTTAGCAATTGTGTTTAGACATCATTTAACATGTGCAGTTAATTGTTCATGTCTGATCTGCTACAAGATAAGTTAATGGCTAAGTCAGAGGAGTTGGTCTAAAATTTAGTTCTTGTATCTCTTGCCATTGATATTTCTTGAGACAAATTGGAGCACTATATTGAGAAAATTGAGTTGTGACTACATCTAATAACCTTGCCTCAAGGGATTCTCTCCAAGTTTGGAAAATTCTTTATGCCGCCTCAGTTACATCTGATGTTGCATCTCCCACATAGAGATGAAACAATTGAATGTACAAACAATGGTTATGGACTGTAATCCTATTTAGATGTATTCCTCTGGTTTCTATGGACAAGTTTTGGTTAGTTTCCGAACTGGTATCTTTTGCAGTAGCCTTCCTTTTATTTGGCTTTGTAAGCACCGTAAGCATAGTTTTAGAAGACTATCCTATTAGATCAATATttgtctgattttttttttatcgataCACTAAggaaaaagtattttttttaatctttagtGATTTTAGTGAAGCTTAATTGAAATTTTCACTTTACTTTTTCATTTATCCTTATTTGTGCACGCTTAACTTGTCGATGACTTAGATGGTAATAGCTTACTAATATATGATACTACACAAAAAGTGCTGCTAAAGTGTATCTAAAAAGGAGAGAGGATTTTTAGAATTTGTCAAACTTTGACTTATGAATatctgaaaaatgaaaagttacACAACGAAGCCTTTAATTCTACCAAATCTTGTGCTCTGATTGTTATCTTCCCAAAAAGTGTATAGCTGTTTAATCAactaccaaaaaagaaaaagaaaagtgatgGACCTTGTCTCCGTTTCTAAGAAACAAAAAACAGATAAATCCAAAGATTGAAGTTTGGAGCTTCAATCCAAGTTTATAACAAAGTCCAAATTCCACCTTCATATATCAACAGATAAACCAGATGCAAAGTAGATGAAGATCAAAGGCAATAGTTAAGTAGAACAATTTCTAAGATACAAAGTCTCAAACTGTATGCGGACCGGTTATCATGAAGCACCTAACTTAGTAGGAAAGAAGAGTCAGCCAAAGCTGCCAAAGGATCACTTGTACTGTTTCTTCTAAATCAGCAATATGGCCCTTGTCTCAAGTATCTTGTAAACTTTGTGCTAGTGGTTATGCTTGTTCAGTTCATTTCTTCCTGCTTAATAGGCATGCACTGCTACCTACTTTCTGCTCATTAAATAGTTTTGTCTCAAGAAGGTCTTCATTCATTTTGTAATTGCTGTCTATTTTCTACATTGCGGATGTATGGTCCTGTGGTGTGACATTGTACATGATGTTGGTGGGAGCTTATCATATTGACttaattggatttttgttcAGTATGACTATTCATTCAAATTCAATAGTGTATGCTTGTAATGGCATTTTTTTGACTGAAATCGATTCTAATGCATATGATACTTTTCTTTCAATGCAGTACAATGCTATTAAATGCTCTTGAGGAGATGAAAAAGGTTGGCTTTTGGATATGCTCATGAAGATGACTTCAGTTTGACACAAATTGCTGCTTTAGTCTATGTTTTTGTTTGGAAAGAGTACTTTGTTTTTTTGGATGCGTAATGGCTATTACTAGTTGAACTGATGTGAATTTAGTACTCTATTGTTTGGATGGATAATGGCTGTTAGTACTTGAACTAATGTGGGCTTTGGAACCCATTTTGGTTAATGtgtgttttgatgaatttagagATGTTTataaccatatatatatatatatttgaggGTTCATTGTACATTAATTACTATCGTTTTTTGCATTAGTCGAGCCACAATTTTCTGCTATGGTTGTTGAAAATGCAATAGAATTGCAGCTCTTGTACACAAAGTTGTAAGTTCACTAAGTGACGACTATTCTTGTCACAGAATACTAGGAGTGAGAGTGACAAGTTCAAGTCGTCACTGTGCACGTTCAAATTTGTGACGACTTCTGCTATTTTTTatgacaaaaaaattttggaaacagTGACAAGAAACTTCGTCACAGAATACTattttttagtgacgacttagTCTTCGTcattaaataataatatttagtgacgactttgtaGAGGTTGTCACACGTACCCATTTGTGACATAGAATTAATGACAACAATGTGACAATGGAAAAAGTCGTCACTATATTCATATAATGACGACTTTCTAATTTTTAGTGATGACTTCCTATTGTCACAAAAGgtcaaatttcttgtagtgaacCTTAGAAGTTGTTCTACTTGTAGCATGTTAATGATTTGATAGTGCAATTTTATTAATGAAATCATAAGTTCATGCCAAAA contains:
- the LOC113760698 gene encoding probable apyrase 4 isoform X2, with the protein product MATAGLRMLEKGVQDRILEACRTVLRGSGFRFYDDWASVISGSDEGVYAWVVANYALGTVGGDPKQTTGIIELGGAAAQMLRKLSKQLNSEDWIWNNLNTLLGNRIYIRINDGGTSENKFLVMVIRDLLNLCEITKGKDNKVVIASNIMQMTVNSSFR
- the LOC113760698 gene encoding nucleoside-triphosphatase ntp-1-like isoform X1, giving the protein MATAGLRMLEKGVQDRILEACRTVLRGSGFRFYDDWASVISGSDEGVYAWVVANYALGTVGGDPKQTTGIIELGGAAAQMLRKLSKQLNSEDWIWNNLNTLLGNRIYIRINDGGTSVLLYAENKFLVMVIRDLLNLCEITKGKDNKVVIASNIMQMTVNSSFR
- the LOC113760698 gene encoding protein EXPORTIN 1A-like isoform X3, giving the protein MFCIINGSDEGVYAWVVANYALGTVGGDPKQTTGIIELGGAAAQMLRKLSKQLNSEDWIWNNLNTLLGNRIYIRINDGGTSVLLYAENKFLVMVIRDLLNLCEITKGKDNKVVIASNIMQMTVNSSFR